One stretch of Excalfactoria chinensis isolate bCotChi1 chromosome 31, bCotChi1.hap2, whole genome shotgun sequence DNA includes these proteins:
- the LOC140263500 gene encoding claw keratin-like → MSCSSLCAPACGVAAPAPLADSCNEPCVRQCPDSTVVMQPPATVVTFPGPILTSFPQNAVVGSAGVPAIAAGLGGSYGRSAGFGGLGGYGGYYGLGGYGGYGGFGSCGFGGYRRGLRSFGGSCGPC, encoded by the coding sequence ATGTCCTGCTCCAGCCTGTGTGCCCCTGCCTGCGGTGtggccgccccggccccgctggcTGACAGCTGCAACGAGCCCTGCGTGCGCCAGTGCCCCGACTCCACTGTGGTGATGCAACCCCCGGCCACCGTGGTCACCTTCCCCGGGCCCATCCTCACCTCCTTCCCGCAGAACGCTGTCGTTGGCTCAGCAGGAGTCCCCGCCATCGCAGCAGGCCTGGGTGGCAGCTATGGACGCAGTGCCGGCTTTGGAGGCCTGGGAGGCTATGGAGGCTATTATGGCcttgggggctatgggggctatggagGCTTTGGCAGCTGTGGTTTCGGTGGCTATCGCCGAGGCCTGAGGTCCTTCGGGGGCAGCTGCGGGCCCTGctaa
- the LOC140263443 gene encoding claw keratin-like, translating into MSCSSLCAPACGVAAPTPLADSCNEPCVRQCPDSTVVVQPPASVITLPGPILTSFPQNAVVGSAGVPAIAAGLGGSYGRSAGFGGLGGYGGYYGLGGYGGYGGFGSCGFGGYRRGLRSFGGSCGPC; encoded by the coding sequence ATGTCCTGCTCCAGCCTGTGTGCCCCTGCCTGCGGTGTGGCCGCCCCGACCCCACTGGCTGACAGCTGCAACGAGCCCTGCGTGCGCCAGTGCCCTGACTCCACTGTGGTGGTGCAACCCCCAGCCTCCGTGATCACCCTCCCCGGGCCCATCCTCACCTCCTTCCCGCAGAACGCTGTCGTTGGCTCAGCAGGAGTCCCCGCCATCGCAGCAGGCCTGGGTGGCAGCTATGGACGCAGTGCCGGCTTTGGAGGCCTGGGAGGCTATGGAGGCTATTATGGCcttgggggctatgggggctatggagGCTTTGGCAGCTGTGGTTTCGGTGGCTATCGCCGAGGTCTGAGGTCCTTCGGG
- the LOC140263497 gene encoding claw keratin-like, with protein sequence MSCSSLCAPACGVAAPAPLADSCNEPCVRQCPDSTVVMQPPATVVTFPGPILTSFPQNAVVGSAGVPAIAAGLGGSYGRSAGFGGLGGYGGYYGLGGYGGYGGFGSCGFGGYRRGYGFFGGSCGPC encoded by the coding sequence ATGTCCTGCTCCAGCCTGTGTGCCCCTGCCTGCGGTGtggccgccccggccccgctggcTGACAGCTGCAACGAGCCCTGCGTGCGCCAGTGCCCCGACTCCACTGTGGTGATGCAACCCCCGGCCACCGTGGTCACCTTCCCCGGGCCCATCCTCACCTCCTTCCCGCAGAACGCTGTCGTTGGCTCAGCAGGAGTCCCCGCCATCGCAGCAGGCCTGGGTGGCAGCTATGGACGCAGTGCCGGCTTTGGAGGCCTGGGAGGCTATGGAGGCTATTATGGCcttgggggctatgggggctatggagGCTTTGGCAGCTGTGGTTTCGGTGGCTATCGCCGAGGCTACGGTTTCTTTGGGGGCAGCTGCGGGCCCTGCTAA
- the LOC140263504 gene encoding claw keratin-like produces MSCSSLCAPACGVAAPAPLADSCNEPCVRQCPDSTVVMQPPATVVTFPGPILTSFPQNAVVGSAGVPAIAAGLGGSYGRSAGFGGLGGYGGYYGLGGYGGYGGFGSCGFGGYRRGYGFFGGNCGPC; encoded by the coding sequence ATGTCCTGCTCCAGCCTGTGTGCCCCTGCCTGCGGTGTGGCTGCCCCGGCCCCGCTGGCTGACAGCTGCAACGAGCCCTGCGTGCGCCAGTGCCCCGACTCCACTGTGGTGATGCAACCCCCGGCCACCGTGGTCACCTTCCCCGGGCCCATCCTCACCTCCTTCCCGCAGAACGCTGTCGTTGGCTCAGCAGGAGTCCCCGCCATCGCAGCAGGCCTGGGTGGCAGCTATGGACGCAGTGCCGGCTTTGGAGGCCTGGGAGGCTATGGAGGCTATTATGGCcttgggggctatgggggctatggagGCTTTGGCAGCTGTGGCTTCGGTGGCTATCGCCGAGGCTACGGTTTCTTCGGGGGCAACTGTGGACCCTGctaa